Part of the Amycolatopsis sp. 195334CR genome is shown below.
GCAGCAGGCCGGTCAGCAGCAAGGCTCCGCGCCCAAGCTCGTCGAGCCCGCGGTGGTGCCGGACGAGCAACTGAAGGACATCCCCCGCGGTCGGCAGCAGGGCATCATCAACGCGCCTCAACTTCTGCCGAATAAAGACCAGCGCATCTCCGACAACTGGGCGGTGTGCGACTTCCTCCGCATCGACCCGAACCAGCCGGAGAACGTGGGTCTGCAGCAGGCTTCCCGCGAAACCAGCGTGCTCGCCGGCGTCTCGAACCTCGGCACCGACGGCATGGGCCGCGAACTCGGCGACCGCGAAGCCCTCCTCGTCACCGGCGACAACGCCGCCACCTACCTCGTCTACCGGCTCGCCAACCACGCGAACCAGCCGAACGCCAGCGTGGTGAAGGCCCGGCTCGCGCCGGGCAATATCGTCAAGGCGGCCCTGGGTGTGACGGTCAACGGCCGCAAGATCTCGACCGGTCTGCTCAACGCCATTCCCGAGGTCGACCAGCTGAACGAGCAGCGGGTGCAGAACGCGGGCGCGCCCACCAGCGGCTTCAACATCGACAGCCTGCCCATCGGCGCGGTGTTCAAGACGCAGCCGTCCGGCGCGCCGACCCAGTTCTGGGTGATCCACTCGACCGGCATCCAGGAGATCACCGAGGTGGCCGGCGACATCATCCGGACCACGAACACCTCGGTCCCGCAGAACAAGGAGGTTCGCACGGTGAACCTCGACCAGATCGCCAACGTCAAGCGGGTCCTCCCGGGCGCGCCCGAGGCGCTGAAGGTGGACACCTACCCGAAGCTGAAGCCGGAGATCCTGGACCCGATCAAGAGCGGCACGCCGGCGACCTGTCTCGGCTGGAAGACGCAGGGCGACGGGGCCACCAAAGACGAGCGCACCGCGGTCTACGTCAGCAACGAGGTGCCCTTCCCGAAGGACGCCAACGGTGCGCGGCAGACGCCGGTCGCGGTCGGCCAGGCGACGCCGGACGGCATGAAGATCGACAACTTCTACATGCAGCCGGGCCGGGCCGCGGTGGTGCGGTCGGCGCAGTCGAAGGACTCGTTCACGTCGGGGCCGATCTCGCTGGTGTCCGACCTCGGGCTGCGGTACGGCGTGCCGGACCTGCCGACGGCGCAGGCGCTGTTCGGTCCTGACCCGCAGGCGCCGGCGCCGGAGAACATCCTCAAACTGCTCCCGGCGGCGGCTACGACGTTGAACGTGAACGATGCGAAGCGGACCTACGACTCGGTGCCGGTGGACCCGAACGCGGGCTCGTTCCCGAGCTCGGCTCCGCAGGCCGGCGGCGCGGGCGGCTGACGGAACCGTCGGCCGGGAACCGTCGTCACACCGCAGAAGTCGGCAAGCGAGTCCGGAGGTGTGGTTGTGTCGGGTTTCAAGGTCGATGCCGAGGTGGTCGCCGATTACGCGAGATCGGTGGAGGACGCCGCGGCGAACCTGGACACTGCGCACGGCGCGCTGACGGGCCAGGCGCTGGCCGGTGAGGACTTCGGCGTCCTGGGACGTGAGGCGGGGGCTGCGGACGCGTACGCGCGCGCCGCAGCCGCCCTACACGCACAACTCGCCGACGGCCGCGACGCCCTGCTTTCGGCCGCAGAAGCGTTGCGTGAGGTCGCGGGGCAACACGGCGGCGGCGAAGAAGAGGCGGTCTCCACGCTCAAGAAGGCGGTGGAGTCCTGATGAGCACCCCGAACTCCGAGCCCGACGTCTTCCAGGGCCTGCGGGCCGCCACCGCCCCACCCGCCGCAGTCGCAGGCTTTAGCGGGCAAAAGCAGGATCCGGCTG
Proteins encoded:
- the eccB gene encoding type VII secretion protein EccB — encoded protein: MVETNHQPSPCGYPAEPYREWESCRSRMPSTPTTKSQVQAYQFVLRRMQSALVRKDAVMLHDPMRTHSRATIVGVVLAVIGMLGFIIFGFIKPAPKPPSAGIVIGEQSGQIYVKTENPTKLIPTFNLASARLMLLGQQQQAPADGQQAGQQQGSAPKLVEPAVVPDEQLKDIPRGRQQGIINAPQLLPNKDQRISDNWAVCDFLRIDPNQPENVGLQQASRETSVLAGVSNLGTDGMGRELGDREALLVTGDNAATYLVYRLANHANQPNASVVKARLAPGNIVKAALGVTVNGRKISTGLLNAIPEVDQLNEQRVQNAGAPTSGFNIDSLPIGAVFKTQPSGAPTQFWVIHSTGIQEITEVAGDIIRTTNTSVPQNKEVRTVNLDQIANVKRVLPGAPEALKVDTYPKLKPEILDPIKSGTPATCLGWKTQGDGATKDERTAVYVSNEVPFPKDANGARQTPVAVGQATPDGMKIDNFYMQPGRAAVVRSAQSKDSFTSGPISLVSDLGLRYGVPDLPTAQALFGPDPQAPAPENILKLLPAAATTLNVNDAKRTYDSVPVDPNAGSFPSSAPQAGGAGG